ggctgaaattactttcattagaatttttcttaaaaattaaaaatccacttattatttttccctttaaacttttggacataatatttaatccctgaaccaacaacggatatttattcccgtgatctaacttatgaggaaatgacatagaaaatactttattatgctaagatacatcacattttccaattgttatttccatcttctggatttccgacctcgccaggagaaatataataaatataattaatacttcaatgacagccgaatactaaacaatattcatatattaatatatattctgcccaatgaaacgcctcgcgataaaaatatattgataatataaacttttcctattaatcgtaccttttatcaagaatatcacaactaatacaattacgaaaatgaactaatggagtcatattaacacagtgattttacaattccatttatcccggaaaaatgaagtattatcgattggtatcaaaggaacaaactgaattattctcgttatgatgacttgacccgcgttgtcgttccttacgcccaccctctcgatcgccagaacgtgacaaccaagtacttacttctgacattatcttcttctcatcagtgctggatcctattacctcaattatcacatcaatcagtactttgcatactgtagtgttataaaaatgttttctttttctttccgccagcttcctttccgtaaccagaatagtgcagtgacactgtcttcctcagaaccgcagataggatagtggaaacacatattttcatctcttttttattgcttatcaaaactctcatgaataatcgctaaaaataaaagaagggaaatttttttgaatttatgaacatgagaagacatctttgggctcatcgccagcgggttggttctataaccaaagcgttccagtgacgtagacttgagtcccggtgatgaaagattttttcatcaccagaaaacgaacccagtgcatgtgtcaccgcccaatttattgattttacataaaaaagaagaaaaacgatcaatttcagatatattaccagtgtttctacgagatttgggtccgttgtcaatatcgcttcgtattcctggaacttatcatccatttcaaatggtagtggcgtagacatctgcttctgtatttcaagcaagctaggaccagaagctggggctagattagtgccaatgattgtggtcttgagctcattcatagactgctttaaatcgtaagccatcctgcgtcttaaattttcgagcttttcatctaattgctgatcaaagtaatctcgaagggagttcaggattcgacgttcattatcagcataatgactagatgacaactggttttgtggtcccagcatttttggcatcttagcagggggtaccatcattgatcgtgaagtttttggagttcctgggctcacaatcgaattcaatccgtcttcagcgcgtgtagtagacgatgcacgcctttttcggttaccttatgaaattaaaggaggaccaaacgatataaattgatgggtagcagcatcagatgaaaaaaaaactacccaagcccccaccaaaaatatataatataatctaattctatataagttccgaattttgtaaagaatgttcaaaatataaattggaccattttcaaatatttataaatataaattttttcatgcgggaggaacttggccgatgattggtcatggaatatccgagccgattttacctgaagcgttatggactagtggtgaaggaggtgtcaaatgaagttcttttcttgtatttctcgctgagtccatcgattttgtaggtgactgcagaattccatcggaggaatcattgctctcagattcatcagtttcgacgtctttaagcaaagtaatattcttccttgaccgctgtttaaatgataaacatgcacctggaaattattgaaaatgatgatttatccctgaccggatcatttaattaacacgaacttagaattacgtgctacagtcccatattacctcaaaattgatttattacctgttggtacagatcgcgatttactcgacatttgcaaaaagccagaattattttgagcctttgaggctcgaatctcctcaggattagctataagacaatcatgattttcgtcttcagagtcagatccactctggtaaatgctttgaaatcttgtctttggttttgcttgtatacctacgaaattttacaagtttgtagtgaagtagtaacacaacgtaagttgtctccagcctttgttttttatagctatttcaaagtggggaaagaatgcatgcatttgaaaaaatattttttttgtagaacctatcgctcctacaaaaaaggtttctatcaaaattttaccattttccgtagatgttcactttgatttacctcttcacaacagaattataatgctttcctacataagagatggtggggaaaaatggaacgtttctcgtcccctcaacattccaatgcttttatgtataaacaatcatatcaagtgtaaatcataaattttccactttatcttgttcgcacgtagtgatttctgttagcgactcaattttttgatgagtaaagaattgcaataaaaaaaaataacctaatatttttcgaccacaacataataaaaattttcttataaaatcattcaatgcgattctctcttaaaacgatgtttcgagacaaatacacatgtaatgactgcacagatacataattaatatttattttgtaaaagatttcaaaaattcggtcaatctaattcccaatttagggaacgatgggtcttttgatgttaaatacgagagttgaataaattggggatgaataattggggttaagagtggttataattgttgataattgacttttacttcatattaacaggacttaccagactttggagtttgatttctaggtggaatcgggattttagtactaaagatgttgtttagttgagactttgatgcagttaagggttttgctgaaatttttgctttcgaggaagtttcggacctccccccctttcgatcattttcaccatcggttgtctcacagttgagagttacttgggccttttttaatcttctgcgaccctgatccaaatcagctgaacacaatcaacatatgatcctttaatattgaaatgaacccatcgagcaattcatcaagttataagtggagtcatttcaatttttgtacctgctccggtgatgaagcaaaatggataactttgccaagagtccttgggcgagtgcaatttttccaagtagtcgtcaagtagatgatattcagttgtcggtgggaatttacaggtgtcttcttctgcactattaaaccattttttcggcaccaaatcaatgcatggtagccctttttcgtttttctcgagaaattcgatgactgcgaatggttcgctgagattttttggatcgcgagatggatgtgaggtttccgacattttaggttatgaaaaaaaatcacgattcgtacaattgaacctggtgttttcgagtagtttcatataaactgataactttgcagaatgatgcatatagcttattatttaacagaaaaaattgcgtttctatttccatgtgttttgaacggttttttgtcatcaccccactgatgcttcttttttagcgccactattccttcaaaacgattatatcacaaatatctgtcaaacacttaacacacatttaattcacattaaattctcacttcttgtaatttaccgtcaacttagttggtgaaatccgaatttgagacaaaaagcccgataaacggatgatacgagcaattatgaaaggttatgtacacggacgccagatctaaccgatttatgtcccacttgcatgtaacgactccactattgaaattttctaacgacctcgatgatcggattttcatgtcgattgttgatttaaaacataaaattgtttgtttcttccacaattttaatcacgagttcaactaaaacatataccctcattcatataccctcttaccaaaaaaaaactgcatttcacaatgcgaacaatttttacgttattttctagtggaggagggatatggcgtattgtcgtccagttacatttaataaagcacatttgtgtttaattttgtgtgccttcttacatgtcatttcagctgcccaggacttaatgtagaatattcctactcgactggaaaagtctggataactaaacgcctcttccctact
This genomic interval from Diachasmimorpha longicaudata isolate KC_UGA_2023 chromosome 4, iyDiaLong2, whole genome shotgun sequence contains the following:
- the LOC135161672 gene encoding uncharacterized protein LOC135161672 — protein: MSETSHPSRDPKNLSEPFAVIEFLEKNEKGLPCIDLVPKKWFNSAEEDTCKFPPTTEYHLLDDYLEKLHSPKDSWQSYPFCFITGAADLDQGRRRLKKAQVTLNCETTDGENDRKGGRSETSSKAKISAKPLTASKSQLNNIFSTKIPIPPRNQTPKSGIQAKPKTRFQSIYQSGSDSEDENHDCLIANPEEIRASKAQNNSGFLQMSSKSRSVPTGACLSFKQRSRKNITLLKDVETDESESNDSSDGILQSPTKSMDSARNTRKELHLTPPSPLVHNASGNRKRRASSTTRAEDGLNSIVSPGTPKTSRSMMVPPAKMPKMLGPQNQLSSSHYADNERRILNSLRDYFDQQLDEKLENLRRRMAYDLKQSMNELKTTIIGTNLAPASGPSLLEIQKQMSTPLPFEMDDKFQEYEAILTTDPNLVETLRLFMRVLISNKKEMKICVSTILSAVLRKTVSLHYSGYGKEAGGKKKKTFL